The Desulfuromonas versatilis genome has a segment encoding these proteins:
- a CDS encoding cytochrome c, whose amino-acid sequence MLKKRDLILIAVGIAIVLFLWAAPEESTTRVPMDESHQQIYDIYHAEGKKAAEKVCEQCHNEDGVPFPKDHPPKYRCLFCHKMKD is encoded by the coding sequence ATGCTGAAAAAACGAGACCTGATCCTGATCGCCGTCGGCATCGCGATTGTGCTTTTTCTTTGGGCCGCTCCCGAAGAATCGACCACCCGGGTGCCGATGGACGAGTCGCACCAGCAAATTTACGACATTTATCACGCCGAGGGGAAAAAGGCCGCCGAAAAGGTCTGTGAACAGTGTCACAACGAAGACGGGGTCCCCTTCCCCAAGGACCATCCGCCCAAGTATCGCTGCCTGTTCTGCCACAAGATGAAGGATTAA
- a CDS encoding anaerobic ribonucleoside-triphosphate reductase activating protein: MGVKGFQGTSLLDYPGKIASLVFFGGCNLTCPFCHNPSLVLAPGELPDYPLTALLEDLRERRRFIDGVVVTGGEPTLDPDLLPLLREIRKLDLRIKIDTNGLAPQVLRRALAEGLVDYLAMDLKTSPGRYGELHRAPVAVADLQASAAILRESGIQYEFRTTCVPGYVEAEDIQAMGALIQGAELWVLQQFEQAHSLDEGLRGVEQHPVAKLGALAELAGSYVRSLKVRGIEP; this comes from the coding sequence ATGGGGGTGAAGGGGTTCCAGGGGACCAGTCTGCTCGACTACCCGGGCAAGATCGCCTCGCTGGTCTTTTTCGGCGGCTGCAACCTGACCTGTCCGTTCTGCCATAACCCTTCGCTGGTGCTGGCACCCGGCGAACTGCCCGATTACCCGCTGACGGCGCTTCTGGAAGACCTCCGGGAGCGCCGCCGGTTTATCGACGGGGTGGTGGTGACCGGGGGCGAGCCGACCCTCGACCCCGATCTGCTGCCCCTGCTGCGGGAAATCCGGAAGCTCGACCTGCGGATCAAGATTGACACCAACGGCCTGGCTCCGCAGGTGCTGCGCCGAGCGCTTGCGGAAGGCCTGGTCGACTACCTGGCCATGGACCTGAAAACCTCCCCCGGGCGTTATGGTGAATTGCACCGGGCCCCGGTGGCGGTGGCAGATCTGCAGGCCAGCGCAGCGATCCTGCGGGAGAGCGGGATTCAGTACGAATTTCGCACCACCTGCGTTCCCGGTTATGTCGAGGCAGAGGATATCCAGGCAATGGGCGCGTTGATCCAGGGGGCAGAGCTGTGGGTGCTGCAGCAGTTCGAGCAGGCCCACAGCCTGGACGAGGGGCTTCGCGGGGTGGAGCAGCACCCCGTTGCCAAGCTGGGGGCCCTCGCCGAGTTGGCTGGAAGCTACGTCCGGAGTCTCAAGGTTCGCGGCATCGAGCCGTAG
- a CDS encoding peptidylprolyl isomerase, translating into MTFHPGSRQGSTPTRMFLRGKLVAAAALVLLAGLAQAPVCAAADETAAPGPDAQVVVAKVNDQPIYSAQIAPAVEKSLGKYRNFGVQNPSEQYVNSIKAKVLEEFIAAELLYQAAQKLPIADLKERVSKQIEALKGSHRQDLRSKSDDELADIARRQIVIGEYMNRNELLDPQVPEEQIREYFEKNKVAFTANEAVNVRHILIAASREDAPETRNNALEKALKARQEIVDGRPFEEVAKEVSDCNSAPGGGQLGYQERGFMPKEFDEVAFAAEPAVLSQPVETQYGYHVLEVLEHRQSGVRPYEEVRDFIGKFLSGQLREQNLAAHLKKLREQAKVEILLN; encoded by the coding sequence ATGACTTTTCACCCAGGGAGCCGCCAAGGCTCCACCCCGACCCGAATGTTTTTGCGAGGCAAACTCGTGGCTGCCGCAGCCCTTGTGCTGCTTGCCGGCCTGGCCCAGGCCCCCGTTTGCGCTGCGGCCGACGAAACCGCGGCCCCTGGTCCGGACGCCCAGGTCGTGGTGGCAAAGGTCAACGATCAGCCCATCTATTCCGCGCAGATCGCCCCCGCGGTGGAAAAGAGCCTGGGGAAATACCGCAACTTCGGGGTCCAGAACCCTTCGGAACAGTACGTCAATTCCATCAAGGCCAAGGTCTTGGAGGAATTCATCGCCGCCGAACTGCTTTACCAGGCAGCCCAGAAGCTGCCCATTGCCGACCTGAAGGAGAGGGTCAGCAAGCAGATCGAGGCCCTCAAAGGGAGCCACCGCCAGGACCTCAGGAGCAAATCCGACGACGAACTGGCAGATATCGCCCGGCGCCAGATAGTGATCGGCGAATACATGAACCGCAACGAACTGCTGGACCCGCAGGTCCCCGAGGAGCAGATCCGCGAGTATTTCGAAAAGAACAAAGTCGCCTTCACAGCCAACGAGGCAGTCAACGTTCGACACATCCTGATCGCAGCCTCCCGTGAGGACGCCCCGGAAACCCGCAACAATGCCCTGGAAAAGGCACTCAAGGCGCGCCAGGAGATTGTTGACGGCAGGCCCTTCGAGGAAGTTGCCAAGGAGGTCTCCGACTGCAACTCGGCGCCGGGAGGGGGACAACTGGGGTACCAGGAGCGGGGCTTCATGCCGAAGGAATTCGACGAAGTCGCCTTCGCAGCGGAACCAGCGGTGCTGAGCCAGCCGGTTGAAACCCAGTACGGCTACCATGTTCTCGAGGTCCTGGAGCACCGCCAGAGCGGTGTCCGGCCCTACGAGGAAGTTCGCGACTTTATTGGCAAATTCTTAAGTGGCCAATTGCGGGAGCAGAACCTTGCGGCCCATCTGAAAAAACTCCGCGAACAGGCCAAGGTTGAAATTCTGTTGAATTGA
- the nikR gene encoding nickel-responsive transcriptional regulator NikR yields MSELSRFGISIDDRLLKRFDELIARKGYGNRSEAIRDLIRGALVEDQWAREDEQTVGTVTLVYDHHTRDLADKLTEHQHSHHEAIISALHVHLDAHHCLEVVVVKGKAREVRKLADELIGTKGVKHGKLVTSTTGTDLT; encoded by the coding sequence ATGTCCGAACTTTCTCGTTTCGGAATTTCCATTGACGATCGGCTGCTCAAGCGCTTTGACGAGCTGATTGCCCGCAAGGGGTACGGCAACCGCTCCGAGGCGATTCGCGACCTGATCCGCGGGGCCCTGGTCGAGGACCAATGGGCCCGCGAGGATGAGCAGACGGTGGGGACCGTTACCCTGGTCTACGACCACCACACCCGCGACCTTGCCGACAAGCTGACCGAGCACCAGCATTCCCACCACGAGGCGATCATTTCTGCGCTGCATGTCCACCTCGATGCCCACCACTGCCTCGAGGTGGTGGTAGTCAAGGGCAAGGCTCGCGAAGTGCGCAAGCTGGCCGATGAACTGATCGGCACCAAGGGGGTCAAGCACGGCAAACTGGTCACCTCCACCACCGGCACCGATCTCACCTGA
- a CDS encoding IPT/TIG domain-containing protein, with translation MKNGFKVLACAALLVFGAAFVASANVPPPPVNQQLGIPDGVFSGLTEAQCRECHVAQGGTPPAGVPIDPVQISQGNVNRHHLLVGTAIPATSALFSTTATNPTNPDANQDGINDTTYDCMNCHALQVVNGVFVIQAFRNCTLCHEVLPNQETVHHATANARGRDCKSCHGSVVDNSPQAALNPGTHTIPTYTPSLVTPFPSNKPNGGELNAFNVREGNCNYCHSNTDPDPLVPAVDTVTGRLVYRNAETHHSTGLALNDANGNPRCFWCHQTSAPGVPNLSSPLAIRKCEECHSIPTLHNIQVDSPATANVGTVVPGAEDPWWGHIGANSDCQGCHGFTATAASLAPMSGPLAMNLGGLSSLVFTAGEAKDIVAWGTNFENSVSMYGMTLSYAANVVVTDANGYARTLQPTTRTADRMEFTMPADLTAGTYKVTALKNDKTSNPIAITVMPNTGITSATCDNGTLTVLGSGFGSAPPAAASDLGAFMNGTQAQVISWADDRIVASGACGENLVVKSTFTAAATASVTAPPVVEEPPVVEEPPVVEEPPAVIAPVIDDLNRDSGRSRDTRKIEGANFGSNQGSSYVLFGDEKADIRRWKADEIAFRVPSVRRGNYDIVVVVNGVKSNAVSFRVR, from the coding sequence ATGAAAAACGGTTTCAAGGTATTGGCTTGTGCCGCCCTGCTGGTTTTCGGCGCGGCTTTCGTTGCCTCCGCGAACGTACCACCACCTCCTGTCAACCAGCAGCTCGGGATCCCCGACGGCGTCTTCTCCGGCCTGACCGAGGCTCAGTGCCGTGAGTGCCACGTCGCCCAGGGCGGCACCCCCCCGGCAGGCGTTCCCATCGACCCGGTCCAGATCTCCCAGGGGAACGTCAACCGTCACCACCTGTTGGTAGGCACCGCGATCCCGGCGACCAGCGCCCTGTTCTCCACGACCGCCACCAACCCGACCAATCCCGACGCCAACCAGGACGGGATTAACGACACCACCTACGACTGTATGAACTGCCACGCGCTGCAGGTGGTCAACGGCGTGTTCGTCATCCAGGCGTTCCGCAACTGCACCCTGTGCCACGAGGTGCTGCCCAACCAGGAGACTGTCCATCACGCCACCGCTAATGCCCGCGGCCGCGACTGCAAGTCCTGCCACGGTTCGGTGGTCGACAACTCCCCGCAGGCGGCGCTGAATCCCGGGACTCACACCATCCCGACCTACACCCCGAGCCTGGTGACCCCCTTCCCGAGCAACAAGCCCAACGGCGGCGAACTCAACGCCTTCAACGTTCGCGAGGGTAACTGCAACTACTGCCACAGCAACACCGATCCCGATCCGCTGGTCCCGGCCGTCGACACCGTTACCGGTCGCCTGGTGTACCGCAACGCCGAAACCCACCACAGCACTGGCCTGGCCCTGAACGACGCCAACGGCAACCCGCGCTGTTTCTGGTGTCACCAGACCAGCGCTCCGGGCGTGCCCAACCTGAGCAGCCCCCTGGCCATCCGCAAGTGCGAGGAGTGCCACAGCATCCCGACCCTGCACAACATCCAGGTCGACTCCCCCGCCACTGCCAACGTCGGCACTGTAGTTCCGGGTGCTGAGGATCCCTGGTGGGGCCACATCGGCGCCAACAGCGACTGCCAGGGCTGCCATGGCTTCACCGCCACCGCAGCAAGCCTGGCTCCGATGAGCGGGCCCCTGGCCATGAACCTGGGCGGCCTGAGCAGCCTGGTCTTTACCGCCGGTGAAGCCAAGGACATCGTCGCCTGGGGCACCAACTTCGAAAACTCCGTCAGCATGTACGGCATGACCCTGAGCTACGCTGCCAACGTCGTCGTAACCGACGCCAACGGCTACGCTCGCACCCTGCAGCCGACCACCCGCACTGCCGACCGCATGGAATTCACCATGCCGGCCGACCTCACCGCCGGGACCTACAAGGTCACCGCGCTGAAGAACGACAAGACCTCCAACCCCATCGCCATCACCGTGATGCCCAATACCGGGATCACCTCGGCGACCTGCGATAACGGCACCCTGACCGTCCTGGGCAGCGGCTTCGGCAGCGCTCCCCCGGCAGCGGCCAGCGACCTCGGCGCCTTCATGAACGGCACCCAGGCCCAGGTGATTTCCTGGGCTGACGACCGGATCGTCGCCAGCGGCGCCTGCGGCGAGAACCTGGTGGTGAAATCGACCTTCACCGCTGCCGCCACCGCCAGCGTCACCGCCCCCCCGGTGGTGGAAGAGCCCCCGGTGGTGGAAGAGCCTCCCGTGGTGGAAGAGCCCCCGGCAGTCATCGCTCCGGTCATCGACGACCTGAACCGCGACTCGGGCCGCTCCCGCGACACCCGGAAGATCGAAGGCGCCAACTTCGGCAGTAACCAGGGCAGCTCCTACGTGCTGTTCGGCGATGAAAAGGCCGACATCCGTCGCTGGAAGGCCGATGAAATTGCCTTCCGCGTGCCCAGCGTCCGCCGCGGCAACTACGACATCGTCGTGGTCGTCAACGGCGTAAAGAGCAACGCGGTATCCTTCCGCGTGAGATAA
- a CDS encoding S8 family peptidase produces the protein MRSIPLFLALIALVCTGMSIPAEAMAAEKRVIIGFRSAPGAQEESAVSARRGKIKRKFKRLPVIAASLPEEEIAKLKDNPLVAYVQEDALVQMIAPLAASIEYQNSWGVERIGSRAVHLQGITGTTTGGARVKIAVVDSGIDASHPELAGVYAGGTDFVFGDAVPDDENGHGTHVAGIIAAALNDQGVVGVAPSAEIYAVRVMDGGGQGFVSWVIQGIDWAIDNQVDIINLSLAVTVNDPALQQACDQAWQAGILVVAAAGNFGGGPVTYPAAYDSVIAVSATQIDDQFATFSSLGPEVELAAPGTDITSTYLGGGYMGFSGTSEAAPHVSGVAALVIAKGIEDLNNDGRINDEVRFRLQQTATDLGTVGRDDWFGFGLVNAANAVNFTQIPDTDPGPFEPMVIDLTRTTAPRENDAQQVILPGGNYLVTIKHSTLKRLFVEVYENGQRVAELSSVVRFRGKRSKASRVVLNAPAGPYDIWLTPDGRPGSGAELRIDSF, from the coding sequence ATGAGAAGTATCCCGTTGTTCCTCGCCCTCATCGCCCTGGTCTGCACGGGGATGTCCATTCCCGCCGAAGCCATGGCGGCCGAGAAAAGGGTCATCATCGGCTTCCGCTCGGCGCCCGGCGCCCAGGAGGAATCAGCCGTTTCCGCCCGCAGGGGCAAAATCAAGCGCAAGTTCAAACGCCTTCCGGTCATCGCCGCGAGCCTGCCCGAGGAGGAAATCGCCAAACTTAAAGACAACCCCCTGGTCGCCTACGTCCAGGAGGATGCCCTGGTGCAGATGATCGCCCCCCTGGCCGCTTCCATCGAATACCAGAATTCCTGGGGCGTGGAGCGCATCGGCAGCCGCGCTGTGCACCTGCAGGGCATCACCGGCACCACCACGGGTGGCGCCAGGGTCAAAATAGCCGTCGTCGACTCGGGCATCGACGCCAGCCACCCGGAACTGGCGGGCGTTTATGCCGGCGGCACCGACTTCGTCTTCGGCGATGCGGTCCCCGACGACGAAAACGGTCACGGCACCCACGTGGCCGGGATCATCGCCGCCGCCCTCAACGACCAGGGGGTGGTGGGTGTCGCCCCATCCGCGGAAATTTACGCCGTCAGGGTCATGGACGGGGGCGGACAAGGGTTTGTCAGCTGGGTCATCCAGGGGATCGACTGGGCCATCGACAACCAGGTCGACATCATCAATTTGAGCCTTGCCGTCACGGTGAATGACCCTGCCCTGCAGCAGGCCTGCGACCAGGCCTGGCAGGCGGGCATCCTGGTGGTTGCCGCAGCGGGCAACTTCGGCGGCGGGCCAGTCACCTACCCGGCGGCCTACGATTCGGTGATCGCCGTCAGCGCAACCCAGATAGACGACCAGTTCGCCACCTTCTCCAGCCTCGGCCCTGAGGTAGAACTGGCCGCGCCGGGCACGGACATCACCTCGACCTACCTCGGCGGCGGGTACATGGGGTTCTCCGGCACCTCGGAAGCCGCCCCCCACGTCAGCGGGGTAGCCGCCCTGGTCATAGCCAAGGGGATCGAAGATCTCAACAACGACGGCCGAATCAACGACGAAGTGCGTTTCCGCCTGCAGCAAACCGCCACCGACCTCGGCACGGTAGGGAGAGACGATTGGTTCGGCTTCGGCCTGGTCAACGCGGCCAATGCCGTCAACTTTACACAGATCCCCGACACTGACCCCGGACCTTTCGAGCCGATGGTCATCGACCTGACCCGGACCACCGCGCCGCGGGAGAACGACGCCCAGCAGGTGATCCTGCCCGGCGGCAACTACCTGGTCACCATCAAGCACAGCACCCTTAAACGGCTGTTTGTCGAGGTTTATGAAAACGGCCAGCGGGTGGCCGAACTCTCCAGCGTGGTGCGCTTCCGCGGCAAGCGCTCCAAAGCCAGCCGGGTGGTGCTGAATGCCCCCGCCGGCCCCTATGATATCTGGCTTACCCCCGACGGCCGCCCCGGCTCCGGGGCCGAGTTGCGCATCGACAGCTTCTAG
- a CDS encoding putative metallopeptidase, producing the protein MPPKGLPLQGAVDVSAHFERLCADLAHRLPALGHIDPRRVLFCISRSRAEGTHGVYARIAPLRFSGGRREETRRRGRYLETFRLPDLRHRGQEILYLVYILFPRFLRLSYEQRLSTIIHELYHISENFDGDIRRFAGRNYAHGSSRKGFNETVAGLMERYLATDPSPELLQVLQLSEQQWANGQLRITGLKVSLPRATLVDRRRPK; encoded by the coding sequence ATGCCCCCTAAGGGCCTCCCCCTCCAGGGTGCCGTCGATGTCTCGGCGCACTTCGAGCGGCTCTGCGCCGACCTGGCGCACCGACTCCCCGCACTTGGCCATATCGACCCGCGGCGGGTTCTGTTCTGCATTTCCCGCTCCAGGGCCGAGGGAACCCACGGAGTCTACGCCCGCATCGCCCCTTTGCGTTTCAGCGGCGGCCGGCGCGAAGAGACCCGCCGGCGGGGCCGCTACCTGGAGACCTTCCGCCTGCCTGACCTCAGGCATCGCGGACAGGAGATCCTGTATCTGGTCTATATCCTGTTCCCCCGCTTTTTGCGCCTGTCCTACGAACAGCGCCTCAGCACCATCATCCACGAGCTCTATCACATTTCCGAAAACTTCGACGGCGACATCCGGCGCTTTGCCGGGCGCAATTACGCCCACGGCTCCTCACGCAAGGGATTCAACGAAACGGTTGCCGGGCTGATGGAGCGCTATCTCGCCACGGACCCGAGCCCCGAACTGCTGCAGGTGCTCCAGCTTTCCGAGCAACAGTGGGCGAATGGCCAGCTGAGAATAACCGGCCTCAAAGTTTCCCTGCCGAGGGCCACGCTGGTCGATCGCCGCAGGCCAAAGTGA
- a CDS encoding ribonucleoside triphosphate reductase, giving the protein MLEFIRKRDGRLVSFEESKVTEAIRKAVRAVGGSDMEKAASITRQVVGILQVIYKDERVPTVENVQDLVEKILIENGHAKVAKAYILYRKQHESLRRTQEFMKESIEAIDSYLTQEDWRVNENANMGYSLQGLNNHIAANITSNYWLNKIYPSYIADAHRNADFHIHDLGMLSVYCCGWDLKDLLLKGFTGAYGKVQSAPASHFRTALGQVVNFFYTLQGEAAGAQAFANFDTLLAPFIRYDRLGFKEVKQAMQEFIFNMNVPTRVGFQTPFTNITMDVTPPRNMAGEAVICGGRMMEQTYGEFQAEMDLFNRAFCEVMMAGDASGRIFSFPIPTYNITADTDWEGERMQPIWEMTAKYGIPYFSNFINSDMDPEDARSMCCRLRLDNRELRRRGGGLFGSNPLTGSIGVVTLNLPRAAFLAESEEAFYARISELMRLAFESLEIKRKQLERFTDEGLYPYSRYYLAGIRERSGNYWDNHFSTIGLLGMNEACLNLLGQGIDTAAGKAFAVKALQFMRGQLEAFQEQTGHLYNLEATPAEGTSFRLARADRKRFPDIRTAGGEEPYYTNSTQLPVGTTEDIFQALTHQDALQTQYTGGTVFHGFLGERLDDWRSARLLVKRIAENFHLPYFTISPTFTICPVHGYIPGEHFACPHHHEGKAA; this is encoded by the coding sequence ATGCTCGAGTTCATTCGCAAGAGGGACGGGAGGCTGGTTTCCTTCGAAGAGTCAAAGGTCACCGAGGCCATCCGCAAGGCGGTCCGGGCCGTCGGCGGCAGCGACATGGAAAAGGCCGCCTCCATCACCCGGCAGGTGGTGGGCATTCTTCAGGTCATCTACAAGGACGAGCGGGTTCCCACGGTGGAAAACGTTCAGGACCTGGTCGAGAAGATCCTCATCGAAAATGGTCACGCCAAGGTGGCCAAAGCCTACATCCTCTACCGCAAGCAGCACGAGTCCTTGCGCAGGACTCAGGAGTTCATGAAGGAGTCGATCGAGGCGATCGATTCCTACCTCACCCAGGAGGACTGGCGGGTCAACGAAAACGCCAACATGGGCTACTCCCTGCAGGGGCTCAACAACCATATCGCCGCCAATATCACCAGCAATTACTGGCTCAACAAAATCTATCCGAGCTACATCGCTGACGCGCACCGCAACGCCGACTTTCATATCCACGATCTGGGCATGCTCTCGGTCTACTGCTGCGGCTGGGACCTGAAGGACCTGCTGCTCAAGGGGTTCACCGGCGCCTACGGCAAGGTGCAGAGTGCCCCGGCCAGTCACTTTCGCACCGCGCTCGGCCAGGTGGTCAACTTCTTCTACACCCTGCAGGGCGAGGCGGCCGGGGCCCAGGCCTTCGCCAACTTCGACACCCTGCTGGCGCCTTTCATCCGCTACGACCGGCTCGGCTTCAAGGAAGTCAAGCAGGCGATGCAGGAGTTCATCTTTAACATGAACGTGCCGACCCGCGTCGGCTTCCAGACCCCCTTCACCAATATCACCATGGACGTGACCCCGCCGCGCAACATGGCCGGGGAAGCCGTTATCTGCGGCGGGCGGATGATGGAGCAGACCTACGGAGAGTTCCAGGCCGAGATGGACCTCTTCAACCGGGCCTTCTGCGAGGTGATGATGGCCGGCGATGCCTCCGGGCGGATCTTCTCCTTCCCCATCCCGACCTACAACATCACCGCCGACACCGATTGGGAAGGCGAGCGCATGCAGCCGATCTGGGAGATGACCGCCAAGTACGGCATCCCCTATTTCAGCAACTTTATCAACTCGGATATGGACCCCGAGGATGCGCGCTCCATGTGCTGTCGGCTGCGCCTGGACAACCGCGAACTGCGCCGCCGCGGCGGCGGGCTGTTTGGCAGCAACCCGCTCACCGGGTCGATCGGCGTGGTCACTCTCAACCTGCCTCGGGCCGCCTTCCTGGCCGAAAGCGAAGAGGCTTTCTATGCCCGCATCTCGGAGCTGATGCGGCTCGCCTTCGAATCGCTGGAGATCAAGCGCAAGCAGCTCGAGCGTTTTACCGACGAAGGGCTCTATCCTTACAGCCGCTACTACCTTGCGGGTATCCGCGAGCGCAGCGGCAACTATTGGGACAACCACTTTTCCACCATCGGCCTGCTCGGCATGAACGAGGCCTGCCTCAACCTGCTCGGCCAGGGGATCGATACGGCGGCGGGCAAGGCCTTCGCCGTCAAGGCCCTGCAGTTCATGCGCGGCCAGCTCGAGGCCTTCCAGGAGCAGACCGGGCATCTCTACAACCTGGAGGCGACGCCCGCCGAGGGGACCAGCTTCCGGTTGGCCCGGGCCGACCGCAAGCGCTTTCCGGATATCCGCACCGCCGGTGGCGAAGAGCCCTACTACACCAATTCCACCCAGCTGCCGGTGGGGACCACTGAAGACATCTTCCAGGCCCTCACCCATCAGGACGCTCTGCAGACCCAGTACACCGGCGGCACCGTGTTCCACGGTTTTCTCGGCGAGCGCCTCGACGACTGGCGCAGCGCCCGGCTGCTGGTGAAGCGGATCGCCGAAAACTTCCATCTTCCCTATTTCACCATCAGCCCCACTTTCACCATCTGTCCGGTGCACGGCTACATCCCCGGAGAACACTTCGCCTGCCCCCATCATCACGAGGGGAAGGCGGCCTGA